A genomic window from Lotus japonicus ecotype B-129 chromosome 1, LjGifu_v1.2 includes:
- the LOC130730497 gene encoding 60S ribosomal protein L23, translated as MSKRGRGGSAGNKFRMSLGLPVAATVNCADNTGAKNLYIISVKGIKGRLNRLPSACVGDMVMATVKKGKPDLRKKVLPAVIVRQRKPWRRKDGVFMYFEDNAGVIVNPKGEMKGSAITGPIGKECADLWPRIASAANAIV; from the exons ATGTCGAAGCGAG GTCGCGGTGGTTCGGCGGGTAACAAGTTCAGGATGTCACTGGGTCTTccggtggcggcgacggtgaacTGCGCCGACAACACGGGAGCGAAGAACCTGTACATCATTTCAGTGAAAGGGATCAAGGGAAGGCTGAACCGTTTGCCTTCTGCTTGCGTCGGTGACATGGTGATGGCGACTGTCAAGAAGGGAAAGCCTGATCTGCGTAAGAAGGTGCTTCCTGCTGTCATCGTTCGTCAGCGCAAGCCTTGGCGCCGAAAGGACGGTGTTTTCATGTATTTCGAAG ATAATGCTGGTGTAATTGTGAATCCAAAGGGTGAAATGAAAG GTTCTGCTATCACTGGTCCAATTGGAAAGGAGTGTGCAGATCTGTGGCCTAGGATTGCAAGTGCTGCAAATGCTATTGTTTAG